The DNA region TATTGAAGTACTTAAGACCCCAACCGTTTTTGGTTGGAATGGTCTTACTTGGAACCTGGGGATAATGTTGAACCGGCTCTGTTCAACAGCTTGTAAGGTCTTTCTCAAAAATTCCAGTTTCTAATAAAGTATaaaccattttttattttgcacatatatatttatgattttatttttgttcaaCAAATAGTTATTTATAATCAAACCTTTACCAAAACTGGCACTGAAGGTAAGCTGGAAGACATTCTAGAGCCCTGTCGAATGGGGTGTAACCCTTGAGCATATACTCCAAATGTAATTGATCAACGTGCTGACCATTGGCATCCGGGAATCCATCTGTGCAGAAAGTCTGGGCCAGATTCCGGAAGAAGGTTTCTTTCGTGGAGGGATTGATTCTCACGTTGCGGCTAGCCAAGTAGGCGGAATAGGCGAGATTTAGACCTCCAATATCCGCCAGGTGCTCGTTCATATCCAATTCGTTTGAATCTGTCGCACACTGCAAAGCTTCCTGAAATTTCGGAGAATTAGCGATATCGATTCCAATTTTGTTTAGATTTCCGTATGTATCGAACGGAATATTAGTATTGTCGACGGAACGCATTAATTCTCGGGCGAGGGCGAATCCCATCAAACTATACTTGAACACATCGTCACTATCAGGCTCAAAGAACGGCTCCTGCAAGAGGTCGTACGGCACTACAATAACGTTTTGTCGGCCTACGAGGAACGGATTGGATATAGTGGATTCCTCTGTGTTGGGCATGAAGAATTCGTTTTCCGAATGGCGCAGCTGTCCTAGAACCTTTTGCACGTAAAACTTCAGCATCCTTATGTGTTCCCGAGCAAAGTCGAGGTCTTCCGAAGGAACATCCAGATCCTCGTAGTATTCGTTGGTGAAGTCCCAGTGCTCATGGAACCTGGGCATGTTGCCGATGTTAAGGACGAGATCCTTTACTTTCCTGTCGGCCATCATCCTCTGTTCAACGGTTAGGCCAAGGCGATTGCTTTCGATCTTCAAGATCAATTGCTGTCGAATTTGCGCGAAGACCCGTTCGATTTCCTGTGATTGAACTTGCAGATTATCCAGGAAGCGTTCTTTGTGGAGGTGGTTCGCGGCCAAGTACATGTTGCGACGCACATCCTTAATGCAATCCAAAGGATCTTTGCCGCCCTCAGTGTACGCCTGCAGACGGAGGAAGAGTCGGCTCATTAAATAGTAAGCCACCAGCTCCACGTCGGCGTTATCTATTAGCCGTCTAATTGCCATGAGATAGGACAAGTTCTTGACCTCCACCCGGAAGTTGAGTAGAATGCGGTGGCCAACTATTATCTCGATGAACTTCTGCCAGTCGTAGTCAGTTTCGATATTCATCTCCTGAACACTCATAATTCGGTTTTCGATATTCCTATTATAGGCTATGGTTTGTACACTCCAATGCAATCTCCTTAACGTCCTCCCGAGATTTTGGATCCTTTCTGAGGGCATTCTCATTTCCCGAAGAGCTCGTTGAACTTCCTCAATGTTGAGAATTGTGTTTGAATAGGGTCTTCCAAGGCTTAAGAGAACCTCCGTATTTCTTTCATCATTTTGGGTGAAACCAATGCTGATCAAAGTCGCGGAGAGGTCGTAATGGAACAGATGTGCCACCGTCTCTATCCATTTGAACTTATCCGCGGGCCAGGAAGTACCAGGGGGGGTTAACGGGGGCCAGGAGAGCCCCTCGGCTGGGGGGGCCAGTCTCAAGTAATGCTCTACCGTTCGCGTTTCCGGAGGGGCCTCTCGGCAATTGCGGTAGAATCGCAAAACCTTCCCCGCCAAACTCGACTCGTTGAAGTACATAACCTTCGACTGCTCTTCAATTTCCCCCATCAGTTGGAGGAGGTTCGTATTCACCTTGTGGCTCAGCACCTGGAAAATTCCGACGAAGGAGTCATTAATGTGCCGCTCGCCATACTTTCCGCACGCGTATTCATAGTAGTCGGTGCAAGGACTCATATTCTGCATGCCATCGCTTAGGATGTTGTTCAGCAGCCGTCTGTTGAGGTCCGAAGATCCAGAAGAAGACACAATTGAGCCAAACAATAGACAGATAATCCACTTCATCGCTGGGAGAGAACTAGACTGAAAGCCAACATCTTAAGAACTGCCCTTATAAAGCAAACGGCCTTTTGAAGAGCTTTAGAGCATCCCAATCCAAGCATAAATTAAGCTCTCTAATCAGCAATTGAGCTAGAACTCAGGAATCTACTGAAACCCACGATTGGATTAACTGATAAAGACAATTGGAATGGCTTGATTTCACCAAAATAGATAATGTTACTATCAGCTACTGCATCTTAATCCATCAGTTCTAAGTAACACACGGGATTACAGCGGCAAACATTGATTAGTtaagatatattttaattaggaAATCATGTtgtggaaattaataaatactggttttttgtttgctaattttaaattttggcAACTTTATTTTAAGAGTAATGACCACAGTTGAACATGTTTAATTTTCGTGATCAGTAAAATTGGTATCTTGTGGTGTGAGCTAGTGTAATAGGTTATCGGTCAAGTTGCGCAAGCTCACCATGTTGTAAAAAAAGTCTGTATACAATGTCTACAACTTATCTCTAAGGTTAATGTACATTCCAAGAACATGTTTTGATTTGGcagtataaaaataattcatttcatttttgcAGACTTGTGATATTGTGAAAGATTTGGGCAATTTCCgtataaaatcaaaataaacaaGTTAAGTTagtcatatttatttatatatatttatttatatagatTCGCCAGAAGGTTAcagtagaaggaagcgttgtTGATcgtattcttgatcactatCCGGGTCGCACTAGCTATGTCCGTATGTCTGTCCGTCGgtatgaacgctaagatcttggaaactataaaagctaaaaaGTTGGCATTaagcacgcccactctaacgcccacagacGCACATAACGCTAAAGCCtgtctagcgcccacattttaCTGCCTCGCTAGTTAAAATACccttgaattttattttatttgaaattaaaaactgagtaacgggtatctgacaATCGAGGCACTCAACTACAGCGTTTcttcttgttttaaattacgAAGATTATGAAATTGTGAAAAAAttgctttaaaaatgtttaccaGCTATCTATAAGATTAATGTGCATGTACTAGAACATTTTTGGATTTCGCAATTCCCTTATAAAAATAACACAGCATTAATCACAATTTGTTCGACGACATTAGGGCGGGGTATTCCATATAATTATGGGATGTTTTTATAGCTTAAGACTTATGCtaatacacagagaaaactagGAGCACATTATAAGTGGAAGAGAGCTTTTTTTAGATTGCAATGTGGATGGGCtgcaatttgtttattttatttcagctgtgtgccacgcccactctaaggccCACAAACGCCCATAAGGTTAAAACCGGTCTATCGCCCacatttttcaatattttaagaaagtgCTAATGTAATTCTGATAatcaatacccatctacatgccaaCAATAGTTTAAATCGGACTATTCattataaaacaaggaagaacgctatagtcgagtacctcgactatcagataccctttactcagctaaagggaccaaaggaaaatggagatatgcaagcagcaaagcgagatttaaatgcgccacctaccggaggtagacatatttaagcgttatggccgttagagtgggtgcgtcaattttttttttggatcaatcgataggtattgacgagaccaatacatttcagttaaaatgttatatctagcataaaaattgtgggcgccaaagatttgggcggcttgtgggcgttagagtgggcgtggcatatttgcgtaacaaacttgcgctgcgctcaagcctacggaatctaaatctgaaatcccgtttctctatctttgatattttccgagatatccgcgttcatatttacgattttttgaagtttgtgggcggtttgtgggcgtggcaaacttttttttaagtcaatcggtaggtattgatgagaacaatacatttcagttaaaatttttgttctagcatcaaaactgtaggagccacagttttgggcggcttgtgggcgttagagtgggcgtggcactcttctgaaacaaacttgcgctgcgcaggaatcttaggaatctgcatgcctaatcccagtattgtagctcttatagtttccgagatctcagcgttcatacggacagacggacatggctagatcgactcggctagtgatcctgatcaagaatatatatactttatgggatcggaaacgcttccttctgcctgttacatactttccgacgaattatAATGGGTATTCACTAAATacaaaaagaaattttaaGACGGCTGAAAAATGGGTACGGTAATACCTTAAGGTAATAAAGCCGAATAACCTACTATTTACGTtaccgttactcagctaaagggagtaCGAGGTAGATGAAGCAGCAAGGCGGCTGGTCCCGAAATTGCACACCACGCACCCGCGCCACCTGGCGTCGAGTCTCTTATTTGCTTTTATCTTTTAAATGGATGGTCCGATTTGAACAAATTTTTGGAATGTATTaataacaccagtttacaaaaaaaaaatcgacgAAATACGCCTTGAAGGCGACCTTGGTTTTCCGTTAAGGCAcatcctgattaagaaaaaggcacttacaattttttcaagtgtaaaatgaaaatgattttctcgtaactgcaatcgcatactttttagtttgcccagcactaatagcaaggaaactgacgttactgacaacttgcaccaaattcttacgttccaCAACACTGagccgctgctcccgaatactaaacttgggtatatacgtttacaaatctgtaaaaaatcgatttacaaACGGATTGTAGTGATCAATGGCtcatattctccgttaaagttcagcctttaggaaaacaacacaaaactaatttcggtttttaggcctgtatttttaaagaagttatttatgccagcgtttctgcattttttccaactttttcaactttgacgaagtgtagcttctaaactaatgaatggaactcaatgctgtgtataagaaagttaaaggggattctattacctgtaaaataatgaccgaattcggtttatcagaactcgagttagaaaatagaaaaaattttaagtgtcCTTTTCCTGATCAGGGAAATCTACCTTACCAGAAAGCCAAGATCGTCTTCAAGGCGCATTTcgtcgatttttttttgtaaactggtgtaatcAACACAAATCCCATTTACACTTTTTGGGCGCTAGACACACTTTAGCTTTATGTTCGTTTCCGaacctataaagtatatattatattcttAGTTAGGATCACCAGCCGTTTGTCCGTCCATAAGAACGGAGAGATCTCAAAAACTATAAGATACAAAGTTGGGattaagcatgcagattctaggtAATCTTATTCCAGCAGTGTACCACGCCGAAGCTAACACCCACATACCGCCCAAAACACGCGCTGCAGTTTTAGTGATAGAATCAAAAGTTTATCTGAAACGTTTACCTATCGATTTACCCACATTTTTCACACCCACTCTGTTCCTTACAAGccgtttaaaaatgttttatgcttaaacaaaagttttagCAGGATTGTATAGGTTTTTCAACACCTACCGACCGACGCTAAAATCTGTCTCGCGCccactttttaaatattttttcaaagtgTCAATGGTATTTTCTTTTGGTTGTCAATAACTATCTTCACtgttcaaatatatatattgagatcgccgCTAGGTGGCGCCCTGCAATCTCGGAAACAGTCGCGTATCTCAAtctctttttattttagcgGGTAGCGAACAGTTGATATAGGAACAGTGGGAAAGAAATAGAAAATAATTCAGCGGCCAAACTACTGTGAACAccccatacatttttaataccATTTTTCAATAACGATTATTGCATTACCAGCATACAGCCACACTTAATGTGCATGCAGTAAAAAAATCTGATTTGTCAAATCAAAACTTCTGCTTCGAATAGAATATCTGCTCGGACATGGATAATTTCGGCTTTGGAGGAGTCGAGCTCAGCAAAGGACAAATGTTCCAAGTGCTGATACGTCTTTCGGTGGCTTCGCTGATAACGTTTTATTCGGTGAAATGGATGATGAACCAGATGGACCCGACAagtaaaaacaagaaaaaagcCAAAATCCTGGCGGAAGAGCAGTTGAAGAGGTTTCTATATCTTTTAAATAGAGAATGGCGTTACCTATGACTCTAACCTGACTTCTTGTCTTGCAGGCTGGCCGAGAAAGATGGGTTCAAGCTGAATGCGCAGGAATTTAACGACTATGAGCTGATGATTGCGTCACATCTTGTTGTACCGGCCGACATAACAGTCAGTTGGTCAGATATCGCCGGACTGGATAGTGTCATTCAGGAGCTCCGGGAATCGGTGGTTCTGCCGGTCCAGCACAAAGATCTCTTCAAGCGCTCGAAGCTTTGGCAGGCGCCGAAAGGCGTGCTTCTGCACGGGCCTCCGGGTTGCGGAAAAACACTGATAGCGAAGGCGACGGCAAAGGAGGCGGGAATGCGCTTTGTCAACTTGGACGTCGCCATTCTGACCGACAAGTGGTACGGGGAATCCCAGAAATTGACATCGGCCGTGTTTTCACTGGCTGCGAAAATCGAACCATGCATTATATTCATTGACGAAATTGATTCCTTCCTGCGATCCCGCAACTTGAACGACCACGAGGCCACCGCCATGATGAAGACCCAGTTTATGATGCTGTGGGATGGCCTCAGCACAAACTCCAACTCGACGGTGATTGTAATGGGCGCCACGAACAGACCCCAGGACCTGGACAAGGCCATTGTCCGCCGAATGCCAGCTCAGTTTCACATTGGCCTTCCTACCGAGACTCAGCGACACGACATCCTTAAATTGATATTGCAGTCGGAAGAAATAAGCCAAGATGTCGACCTGCATCGGTTGGCCAAGCTTACAAATGGCTTCTCCGGCTCTGACCTTCGGGAAATGTGCCGGAATGCATCAGTTTTCAGGATGAGGCAGCTCATCACGTCTAGTGACCCATCGGGTGCAGCTCTCGATCGAAATAACGTCAGCATCAATATGGATGATTTGCTAGGCTCACACTTAAAAATTAAGGAGTCCAAGATGCACACGGGAAGTCTATTTTTAGAGAATAGAATCGAGTTAGACTAAGTACCATTGTTGTTGAATTCATTTTTtcaatatatcaaaaaacttaaatatatCTTATAAGCTTGTTTATTTGTCTTTCGAGAGAATCTCTAAGGAGATGTGCTTTCCATTAAGGTAATGGTTGCTGGTGTATCGAAAAGGTTTTCCGCCTATAACTTAACCCTGTTCTATTATCAAAACATGGGCATCCGGAAAATGCAATCTATGTACACTTGAAATCTGCAACGGATACTGCAGGAAATTACGCAATCCATAGCATTTCCGTAACTGAGAGCTCAATGCACTTTAATTACTACATATACGAGCTTCTTTGAAATATTCACCTAGAGAAATTTcaaacatttataaaaatattgctcTTGTACACTCGTACAGATACATAGAAAGCCTGCGTCACGCGACCGCGGGCTTTCAATCGTAAAAAATAAAGGTAAACTTTTGCAGTGTTATCCACTATTTATAAGGCAAGTTAAACCTTTGAAGATGTTTGCCATCGCCGAACCTAGCACTATTTTATCATTAGTATACAAAAAACGTCTTATATCTAAATGTATTTTTGACATTAAATGAAACAACTCGAATGAATAAACATAAAAGTACACAATTACTtaaaaacttacaaaaatataGTGCATTCAATAGTCAGTTcaagaaataaaattaaatacatttttaattatgttTCATGTTCATATAAATAGTTTCTTGGAACGGCGAAAAAATCATTTCTGTTAAAGGCGTTGAACAAACCACATCAACAAACCCAAGCGATACCATACTAAATACATTTATAAGAATGAATCCTATGGTAAGTTACACTACACATCCTTTTTTTAAAACCTCTCGTAATAATGAATTCATACCTACTGATATATGCcccttttaataaaataaattttttaaattttagataACTTTCTTTCCTGGATATTTATTCATaccattaattatttttggaaGTTCGGCGCACAGTAACTCCTATGCTGTGAATAAAAGCAGAATTGTTGAAAGCAATGAATGGAGCTATCCTGATTTTGGAAAAGAATCTATTCATAACACCGGAAGGCGACCGGAAAAACTGGCGATACAACATTATAACCGAGAGGCTGATCGAAACGTGACATTAAAACGTGGTGTGAGAAATTATCAAAAACCATCCGAAAAAATAACGagacacaaaaacaaatacagGCCGTCAAGTGCTCTAAGGAAAAATGTCAGTCCCCATTACACGGATGACAGTTCGGAAAATAAGCATTACCATACATTTGAAGAAATTCACGAGCACATAGATGAAGATGATGGACAGTACCAAGCATCTGAGCAAATAGGAACGCAATCCATCCTAAGTGAACACGTGGAAGAACAGTCAAGTAAGAAGGATAACAAGCGGATGAAAGTCAAGATCaagcatcatcatcaccacCATCATCATAACCACATAAAGGAAATGATAAAAACCGTACCTCAACCCTATCCCGTGGAAAAAGTTGTGCATGTCCCCATTGAGAAAATTGTGGAGAAGATCGTACACGTCCCCAAGCTTGTAAATGTTACGGTTGAGAAAATAATACACGTGCCAATTGAAAAAATTGTGGAGAAAGTGATACACATTCCCAAACCTGTCCAAGTTCCAAAGCCGTATGTAGTTGAAAAGATCGTTGAGAAAATAGTGCATGTCCCAAAACCGTATCCCGTTCTTCGGACTGTGCCCTATCCAGTGGAAATCAAAGTCCCCCAAAAAGTGCCAGTCCCCTACAAGGTGGAGGTTGAAAGGAAGGTTCCCGTTTACATTCGATCAAGCGAGCCATATAAATTCGAGCCATCACCTTTCGAAAGCTATCCCCATGCTGAAGAGTTCAAATTCAGTGGGGAAATGAATCATCCGCCACCTAGAGAACATAGAGAACATGAGCCTTCTTCTCTACCATCGTCGAATTACTATAATCGGATATACAAATCAAGGGAACTAGACCATCCTCCGCGGTTAGAAGACTACCAAAATTCAATTCCGCCGCAGTATAATCACGAATATGTAACGAAAAGTAGTCCTGAGCCGCAGTATAACCACGAATATGTAACGAAAAGTAGCATTGAACCACAGTTTAAACACGAATACATAACTAAAAGTAGTTCTGAACCGCAGTTTAAGCACGAATATATAACTAAAAGTAGTCCTGAGCCGCAGTTTAAGCACGAATACATAACCAAAGGTAATATTGAAGCAACTTCTTCTGGACGTGATTCGGTTTCTCTTAAGCTTGTGGGCCCCCCGACTCATTTCAATATAACTGGAAAGGATTTGGAGACCGCCAACTCAGCTCCAGAATTTATTAATAGCTCAAATGTAGACCTAAGTCCGCAGGAATCGGTTAACGCCTTTCGTGGACTCCCTTTCTCCTTACCATTCCAATTTGTTCAGCTGCAGCCAATGGCCTTTCAAAACGCTATAAACATGGAACTGCCAGTTCCATCCACGGCAGCTGAGGGAGCTcaaaagtaaaacaaaatCAGCAAGCCGAACctgccaaaaaataaatataaaaattttccCCAACATTGTTATAAATAACTTCAGTGAACTAAGTTATTTGAGCCAAGCCTCCCTTACAATAGAATCAATTTTAGAAtgcattaaatatttcactgAAATGTTTAAGATTTGGTATAAAACATTTGTAAATGCGAATagcatttttcattttaaataataaacataTTGGTAAACGAAACTACTACACAAAACCTACGcggtttatttataaataatgggCTGGTTTACTCGACCGCTCTGTTGTGTAGTAAAAAGTTATTACTATTCGTGATCAAGCATCAGCGAAGGTGATTATGATAAACAGTATAAACGAGTATAAAATGCACTTGGTTACACAAGCTGATCAACTTGATAAACCTAAAACCTAATAAAATGTCTTGTAAATATCCTCAAGATgtacaatttaaattattcaGTTTCTTTATTATCCATCAGAAGAGACTATATAAGtcatttttaaagtttaagcATCAACAATGCTTGCCAGCAATTTAAATGCTTTAGTTTATTGTTTGTAGCAGTCAACAAAAATGCTTTGTTCCTCATTTACATCCTTCGCCACGGTGACCAAAGGATCCTTGTCCGTTTCAGACACCAAGATCTCACAAGCTCCTTTCAGGGATTCGCCAAGTTTGGCAGAGAAAACCTTAAGGAAACCCCTTTCCGAATTGCTGTGATTGCAGAGCAGCACGGTGGTGTTATTGTGGGTGAAGTCCAACAGTTCGTGATGTGACATTTCGCCGGTGATGATGAGATCCGCTTTGATGCCCTTGAGCAGGGATCCTCCGGAGCCGGCACAAATGCCCACAGATTGGATGATGGTCTTGGGCTGGTGGCTCACAGCCAAGGCAATGTGTACGCTGCTTTCGATGTGCTTCTGCAGGGATTCCACCAGCTGGGAGAGCTCCATATTGGTTTCTATATATCTGCCAGACCCGGTGCCCGGTGGAGCTCCCAGCTCCGGTTCCAGGGGGCGGATACTGATGATCTTGTTCACAGCCTGCGATAGCCAATCGTTGACTCCGCCACAAGTTTTATCCCACGCCGTGTGGGGCGAATACAAAGCGATATCATTGGCCAAGCAGGCTGCCACCACGCGCTCCTTCCAGTTCGACTGCGTAATCCTTGTCAGCGGCTTGAAAATCGGCGGATGATAGCTGATTATGAGCTGCACGTCCTTCGCCAGCGCCTCGCTCATCACGGGCTCGGTTAAATCGTTGGTTAATAGGATTCTCTTGATTTGCTTCTCCCGGTGCGGTTCAATCAGGAGCCCTACGTTGTCCCACTTCTCCGCCCACGAAATCGGCGCAAAGCTCTCCAGCTCCTTGACCACTGTCGCCAGTTTCTGACCACTATAAGTGCTCATCCTTCTTAGCATGCCTTCTTGTCCTCttgttaattaaatattaaaaatatagaaaaacaTTTAGAGTTGTGCAAATAAATTGTGCTGCCAACTTAATTTCAGATTCTGTTACGTCGTTGCTAACGTAACAGCTGTTACGTTTACGAACTGGCGCCATTGCGTTGTTTGTAATGCCATTTTTGAATGGCGACCCACTAGcaaaaacaatacatttacGTTTTATAAACTTAAATGGTTTTACTGAATTTGTAGCTTTAGATATCTTCTTTCTATAATAAGTCGGACGACTAGGAACTAACTACTAATGAAAACATAAGCATCATATTCTCTTCTACTCTCGGAAAGCTATATCATATAACTATCATAAGATCAATCGAAAAATTAATaggaaaaaatatatgatcATACTTTCTTACACTCCGGGATATagcaatattttaaaaaattagatttttaaattttttattgtaaGAATCGGACGAACATGTTAAATAGCTGTCGGAGGAACTATCGGTAAGGTGATAAACAAATCTTCGGTTTCGGTACTGGAAAAGTCGCCCTAAGAATGAGATCGCcctaaaattaagaaaaattttcTTATTTCAAGAAAGgttatttatgaaaaaatagacacaaaatattttttaagggctagttttTCTAAGATGCTTAGTGTTTCTTTTATGTACAACGAATTTTTTTGAGCATATGCTATTAATATTTTCTCAGTTTTATGGCAAAATCATCATATTTCGTAGAAAAAATTTATCTTAAAACTAGAAATCAGGGACCACGTCTAATGCGTTAAATATTGCATTATTGGATTATTGAAGagtcaacatttatttttcttttttgtgcaAGTGCTTAGAAATGAATTCTTGAACCATTTTGTGTGcgaaagcaaaaacaaaattgcagcacacatttaaataataatcaaaaaattatatataataaataaattttaagtgTATTAAAATTGTCgaattataaaaaatgattaattgcgatttaattaaatttggatttatttctttgtttaataagaataaatttttaaatttgtgaAAACCCAAAACAATTATACTTTAATGGcctatttaaataattgagATTAAATTTCAACAAAAAAACGTAAATTCCCAAAAGCATGACAAATGGATGAAATAAACCCTGGATAGAACTGTAATGATTAATACTTTATAACTTTCAATTATCATGCTACCAC from Drosophila subpulchrella strain 33 F10 #4 breed RU33 chromosome 2L, RU_Dsub_v1.1 Primary Assembly, whole genome shotgun sequence includes:
- the LOC119546158 gene encoding membrane metallo-endopeptidase-like 1, encoding MKWIICLLFGSIVSSSGSSDLNRRLLNNILSDGMQNMSPCTDYYEYACGKYGERHINDSFVGIFQVLSHKVNTNLLQLMGEIEEQSKVMYFNESSLAGKVLRFYRNCREAPPETRTVEHYLRLAPPAEGLSWPPLTPPGTSWPADKFKWIETVAHLFHYDLSATLISIGFTQNDERNTEVLLSLGRPYSNTILNIEEVQRALREMRMPSERIQNLGRTLRRLHWSVQTIAYNRNIENRIMSVQEMNIETDYDWQKFIEIIVGHRILLNFRVEVKNLSYLMAIRRLIDNADVELVAYYLMSRLFLRLQAYTEGGKDPLDCIKDVRRNMYLAANHLHKERFLDNLQVQSQEIERVFAQIRQQLILKIESNRLGLTVEQRMMADRKVKDLVLNIGNMPRFHEHWDFTNEYYEDLDVPSEDLDFAREHIRMLKFYVQKVLGQLRHSENEFFMPNTEESTISNPFLVGRQNVIVVPYDLLQEPFFEPDSDDVFKYSLMGFALARELMRSVDNTNIPFDTYGNLNKIGIDIANSPKFQEALQCATDSNELDMNEHLADIGGLNLAYSAYLASRNVRINPSTKETFFRNLAQTFCTDGFPDANGQHVDQLHLEYMLKGYTPFDRALECLPAYLQCQFW
- the LOC119548502 gene encoding ATPase family AAA domain-containing protein 1-B translates to MDNFGFGGVELSKGQMFQVLIRLSVASLITFYSVKWMMNQMDPTSKNKKKAKILAEEQLKRLAEKDGFKLNAQEFNDYELMIASHLVVPADITVSWSDIAGLDSVIQELRESVVLPVQHKDLFKRSKLWQAPKGVLLHGPPGCGKTLIAKATAKEAGMRFVNLDVAILTDKWYGESQKLTSAVFSLAAKIEPCIIFIDEIDSFLRSRNLNDHEATAMMKTQFMMLWDGLSTNSNSTVIVMGATNRPQDLDKAIVRRMPAQFHIGLPTETQRHDILKLILQSEEISQDVDLHRLAKLTNGFSGSDLREMCRNASVFRMRQLITSSDPSGAALDRNNVSINMDDLLGSHLKIKESKMHTGSLFLENRIELD
- the LOC119546159 gene encoding uncharacterized protein LOC119546159, with product MNPMITFFPGYLFIPLIIFGSSAHSNSYAVNKSRIVESNEWSYPDFGKESIHNTGRRPEKLAIQHYNREADRNVTLKRGVRNYQKPSEKITRHKNKYRPSSALRKNVSPHYTDDSSENKHYHTFEEIHEHIDEDDGQYQASEQIGTQSILSEHVEEQSSKKDNKRMKVKIKHHHHHHHHNHIKEMIKTVPQPYPVEKVVHVPIEKIVEKIVHVPKLVNVTVEKIIHVPIEKIVEKVIHIPKPVQVPKPYVVEKIVEKIVHVPKPYPVLRTVPYPVEIKVPQKVPVPYKVEVERKVPVYIRSSEPYKFEPSPFESYPHAEEFKFSGEMNHPPPREHREHEPSSLPSSNYYNRIYKSRELDHPPRLEDYQNSIPPQYNHEYVTKSSPEPQYNHEYVTKSSIEPQFKHEYITKSSSEPQFKHEYITKSSPEPQFKHEYITKGNIEATSSGRDSVSLKLVGPPTHFNITGKDLETANSAPEFINSSNVDLSPQESVNAFRGLPFSLPFQFVQLQPMAFQNAINMELPVPSTAAEGAQK
- the LOC119546772 gene encoding NIF3-like protein 1, whose amino-acid sequence is MLRRMSTYSGQKLATVVKELESFAPISWAEKWDNVGLLIEPHREKQIKRILLTNDLTEPVMSEALAKDVQLIISYHPPIFKPLTRITQSNWKERVVAACLANDIALYSPHTAWDKTCGGVNDWLSQAVNKIISIRPLEPELGAPPGTGSGRYIETNMELSQLVESLQKHIESSVHIALAVSHQPKTIIQSVGICAGSGGSLLKGIKADLIITGEMSHHELLDFTHNNTTVLLCNHSNSERGFLKVFSAKLGESLKGACEILVSETDKDPLVTVAKDVNEEQSIFVDCYKQ